In Yersinia enterocolitica subsp. enterocolitica, one DNA window encodes the following:
- a CDS encoding IS4 family transposase yields MHIGQALDLVSRYDSLRNPLTTLGDYLDPQLISRCLAESGTVTLRKRRLPLEMMVWCIVGMALERKEPLHQIVNRLDIMLPGDRPFVAPSAVIQARQRLGSEAVRRVFSQTAQLWHGSVTHPHWCGLTLLAVDGVVWRTPDTPENDTAFPRQTYAGQPGLYPQVKMVCQMELTSHLLTAAAFGTMKESEYTLAEQLIDQTADNTLTLMDKGYYSLGLLNAWSQAGEHRHWMIPLKKGAQYEEIRKLGKGDHLVKLKTSPQARKKWPELGAEMTARLLTITRKGKVYHLLTSMTDTMRYPGGEMADLYGHRWEIELGYREIKQTMQLSRLTLRSKKPELVEQELWGVLLAYNLVRYQMIKMAGALKGYWPNQLSFSESCGMVMRMLMTLQGASPGRIPELMRDMESMAQMVKLPIRRERAFPRVVKERPYKYGKARNKNADQLRIG; encoded by the coding sequence ATGCACATCGGACAGGCTCTTGATCTCGTTTCCCGCTACGACTCACTGCGTAACCCACTGACCACACTGGGAGATTACCTCGACCCCCAGCTCATCTCCCGTTGTCTTGCCGAATCCGGCACGGTGACTCTGCGCAAGCGCCGCCTGCCGCTGGAAATGATGGTCTGGTGCATTGTCGGGATGGCACTCGAGCGTAAAGAACCTCTTCATCAAATCGTTAACCGGCTGGATATCATGCTGCCGGGCGATCGCCCCTTCGTGGCCCCCAGCGCCGTTATCCAGGCACGGCAAAGGCTGGGAAGCGAGGCTGTTCGCCGGGTATTCTCACAAACGGCGCAGCTGTGGCATGGCTCCGTCACCCATCCTCACTGGTGCGGTCTGACGTTGCTGGCCGTGGATGGCGTGGTCTGGCGAACACCAGATACGCCAGAGAACGATACCGCCTTCCCGCGCCAGACTTATGCCGGACAACCGGGCCTTTACCCACAGGTGAAAATGGTCTGCCAGATGGAACTGACCAGCCACCTGTTAACAGCGGCGGCCTTCGGTACGATGAAAGAAAGCGAATACACGCTGGCTGAGCAACTGATAGACCAGACTGCTGATAACACACTGACGTTGATGGATAAAGGCTACTACTCACTGGGGCTTCTGAATGCCTGGAGCCAGGCCGGCGAGCACCGCCACTGGATGATCCCGCTGAAGAAAGGCGCACAGTATGAAGAGATACGGAAACTGGGAAAAGGCGATCATCTGGTGAAGTTGAAAACCAGCCCACAGGCCCGGAAAAAGTGGCCCGAGCTGGGGGCTGAAATGACAGCCCGCCTGCTGACCATCACCCGAAAAGGGAAGGTGTACCACCTGCTGACATCCATGACAGATACGATGCGTTATCCCGGGGGAGAGATGGCGGATCTGTACGGTCATCGTTGGGAAATTGAGCTGGGTTACCGGGAAATCAAGCAGACAATGCAACTGAGCAGACTGACGCTGCGGAGTAAAAAGCCGGAGCTTGTTGAGCAGGAGCTATGGGGAGTGCTGCTGGCCTATAATCTGGTGCGTTATCAGATGATTAAGATGGCGGGAGCGCTGAAAGGATACTGGCCGAATCAGCTGAGCTTCTCAGAATCGTGCGGGATGGTGATGCGGATGCTGATGACGCTACAGGGAGCTTCACCAGGTCGCATCCCGGAACTGATGCGGGATATGGAGAGCATGGCGCAGATGGTGAAGTTACCGATAAGAAGAGAAAGAGCCTTCCCGAGGGTGGTGAAGGAAAGGCCGTATAAATATGGAAAAGCCAGGAACAAAAATGCCGATCAGTTAAGGATCGGTTGA
- a CDS encoding YfiM family lipoprotein, whose protein sequence is MWYSPYLRPLILAPLLFASSACTHTANDSWTGKDKAQHFFASAALAAAGTAYGEHQNWSDARSRNFGLLFSIGIGAGKELYDSRQGGTGWSWKDFAWDVAGAVTGYSLYQAVN, encoded by the coding sequence ATGTGGTACTCACCTTATCTTCGCCCTTTAATTCTTGCCCCGCTACTTTTCGCCAGTTCTGCATGTACCCATACGGCCAATGACAGTTGGACAGGGAAGGATAAAGCACAACATTTCTTTGCTTCTGCCGCACTTGCTGCTGCGGGTACAGCCTATGGCGAACATCAGAATTGGTCTGATGCAAGAAGCCGTAATTTCGGCCTGTTATTTTCGATAGGTATCGGCGCGGGCAAAGAGCTATATGATAGCCGCCAAGGTGGTACTGGTTGGAGTTGGAAAGACTTTGCCTGGGATGTCGCAGGCGCGGTGACTGGCTATAGCCTCTATCAGGCAGTCAATTGA
- a CDS encoding IS3-like element IS1664 family transposase (programmed frameshift), giving the protein MGKRKYTTEFKRQVVLHFLNSDDGARRTARLFGLDHGTVRLWTEHWKASGENGFTITTKKYSAAFKGSVLLWMQDNHQSSRKAAAKFNIATACTINRWARLYREGGIIALRNKPRGRPTMSGKKKHSAQEATAPYPEFRSIEEELEYLRAENAYFKKAACLDSGEAAEKTRIITELRHLYKLATLLYVADLPRSTFYWQVKSSGREETYADEKQRIKTLFHHHKGRYGYRRITLALRNEGGSLNHKTVRKLMRQQQLASNLRRKKYQSYQGAYGKVVPNILARKFTAEAPNQKWVTDVTEFNVRGKKLYLSPVLDLYNSEVVAWQMDTHPGMNLIDKMLDDALQKLNSGDEPVLHSDQGWQYQMASYQKRLGSGEVKQSMSRKGNCLDNAVIENFFGLLKTECWHNEKYEDVEQLKKAVDEYIHYYNNERIKVKLNGLSPVQYRNQAMSTARKSVQ; this is encoded by the exons ATGGGTAAAAGAAAATACACAACTGAATTCAAGCGTCAGGTTGTTCTCCACTTCCTCAACAGTGATGATGGAGCCAGGCGTACCGCCCGACTATTTGGCCTTGACCACGGCACGGTTCGCCTCTGGACCGAGCACTGGAAAGCCAGCGGAGAGAATGGCTTCACCATCACGACCAAAAAATATTCCGCTGCCTTCAAAGGGTCGGTACTTCTCTGGATGCAGGATAATCATCAGTCCTCCCGCAAAGCGGCCGCAAAATTCAACATTGCGACAGCCTGCACCATCAACAGATGGGCGCGACTTTACCGCGAAGGGGGTATTATTGCGCTTCGCAACAAACCCAGAGGACGACCGACTATGTCAGGGAAGAAAAAGCATTCTGCTCAGGAAGCAACGGCCCCTTACCCGGAGTTCCGTAGCATAGAAGAAGAGCTGGAATATCTGCGTGCAGAGAACGCCTACT TTAAAAAAGCTGCGTGCCTTGATTCAGGAGAAGCAGCGGAAAAAACGCGAATAATCACTGAATTAAGGCATCTGTATAAACTTGCGACCTTGCTTTACGTGGCCGATCTTCCGCGCAGCACCTTCTACTGGCAGGTAAAATCCAGTGGTCGTGAAGAGACTTATGCGGATGAGAAACAAAGAATAAAAACCCTGTTTCACCATCATAAAGGTCGCTATGGTTACCGCAGAATAACGCTGGCCCTACGCAATGAGGGCGGAAGTCTTAACCATAAAACCGTACGAAAACTCATGCGGCAACAGCAGCTTGCATCTAACCTGCGTCGTAAAAAATATCAGTCATATCAGGGTGCCTACGGTAAAGTGGTCCCTAATATACTTGCTCGAAAATTTACTGCCGAAGCCCCTAACCAGAAGTGGGTAACGGATGTGACCGAGTTCAACGTCAGGGGTAAAAAGCTGTATCTGTCACCCGTGCTGGATCTGTATAACAGCGAAGTCGTTGCCTGGCAGATGGATACGCATCCCGGAATGAACCTGATTGATAAAATGCTTGATGATGCGCTACAGAAGTTGAACTCAGGCGATGAACCTGTACTTCACTCGGATCAGGGCTGGCAATATCAGATGGCAAGCTATCAGAAAAGGCTGGGGTCTGGCGAAGTAAAGCAAAGTATGTCGCGCAAGGGCAACTGCCTGGATAATGCCGTGATAGAAAACTTTTTTGGTCTGCTGAAGACTGAATGCTGGCACAATGAAAAATACGAAGATGTAGAACAACTGAAAAAAGCGGTGGATGAGTATATCCATTACTACAACAACGAAAGGATCAAAGTAAAATTAAACGGCCTGAGTCCGGTGCAGTACCGAAATCAGGCCATGTCAACCGCCAGGAAAAGTGTCCAATAA